From a single Alloactinosynnema sp. L-07 genomic region:
- a CDS encoding cytochrome P450: MDPELLADPFNGYGRLREQARAVRGTFVDGTPVWFVTRFDDVRTLLRDSRFVNRPIPMDGDAGNDPRERMMDILGIPGHLRPYLLESILDSDPPDHTRLRRLVLRAFTARRIQDLRPRVERIADDLLSGFPEHTRDGAVDLVEHYAYPLSIRVICELVGVPETDHDQWREWGSDLVNMRPERLGQSFPVMIQYIHDLIGRRRSSLTDDLLSGLIRAQDDDGGRLTDAEMVTMILTLVLAGHETSAHLIGNGTAALLAHPDQLALIKADPALLPRAVHELMRWCGSIHISRLRYATEDVELDDTCLRRGEAVLFVFVSANFDPRHYTDPNRLDVTRHPGGHAEDHVGFGHGIHYCLGATLARQEGEVALGKLFHRFPALALADDPETVEKRERMNLPGSWRLHRLPVTF, translated from the coding sequence ATGGATCCCGAGTTGTTGGCCGACCCGTTCAACGGTTACGGACGACTGCGTGAACAAGCGAGGGCCGTGCGGGGCACATTTGTCGACGGCACGCCCGTGTGGTTCGTGACCCGTTTCGACGACGTTCGGACGCTGCTTCGCGACAGCCGGTTCGTGAACCGCCCCATTCCCATGGACGGGGACGCGGGCAACGATCCGCGCGAACGCATGATGGACATTCTGGGAATCCCAGGTCACCTGCGCCCGTATCTGTTGGAGTCCATTCTCGACAGTGATCCGCCGGACCACACCCGACTCCGCCGACTCGTGCTGCGCGCGTTCACCGCCCGCCGCATCCAGGACCTGCGGCCCCGCGTCGAGCGCATCGCCGACGACCTGCTGAGCGGTTTCCCAGAGCACACGCGTGACGGGGCCGTCGACCTTGTCGAGCACTACGCGTACCCGCTGTCGATCAGGGTCATCTGCGAACTCGTCGGCGTTCCCGAGACCGACCACGACCAGTGGCGGGAGTGGGGGAGCGACCTGGTCAACATGCGCCCGGAGCGGCTCGGTCAGTCGTTCCCTGTCATGATCCAGTACATCCACGACCTGATCGGCAGGCGCCGATCCTCGCTGACCGACGATCTGTTGAGCGGACTCATCCGCGCCCAGGACGACGACGGCGGCAGGCTCACCGACGCCGAGATGGTCACGATGATCCTCACCCTGGTTCTGGCGGGCCATGAGACCTCGGCCCATCTCATCGGCAACGGCACCGCGGCGCTGCTCGCCCACCCGGACCAGCTCGCGTTGATCAAGGCGGATCCCGCCCTGCTCCCGCGCGCCGTGCACGAGCTCATGCGATGGTGTGGGTCCATCCACATCTCACGGCTGCGGTACGCCACGGAGGACGTCGAACTCGACGACACGTGCCTCCGTCGCGGGGAGGCGGTGTTGTTCGTGTTCGTCTCCGCCAACTTCGACCCCCGCCACTACACCGACCCGAACCGACTCGACGTGACGCGCCACCCCGGCGGCCACGCCGAGGACCACGTCGGCTTCGGCCACGGCATTCACTACTGTCTCGGCGCGACCCTGGCCAGGCAGGAAGGAGAAGTCGCGCTCGGCAAGCTTTTCCACCGCTTTCCCGCCTTGGCCCTGGCGGACGACCCGGAGACCGTGGAGAAGCGGGAACGGATGAACCTCCCCGGCAGCTGGCGGCTGCACCGCCTTCCCGTGACATTCTGA
- a CDS encoding ferredoxin produces MITRDEIREILSTCRSMDLPPDIEDDAELVIDSFTLVTIQAALEDRHGLVVDPRFEDLRLFTSIANIHAFLSRNFPDSAPAPRIVIDQDRCIGTGHCAFTAPVVFSQDDDGLSTVLPGTPAILSDPAVKQAVLGCPVRAISIAAIGAD; encoded by the coding sequence GTGATCACCAGGGACGAAATCAGGGAAATTCTGTCGACCTGTCGGTCGATGGACCTGCCGCCCGATATCGAAGATGACGCGGAACTGGTCATCGACTCGTTTACGCTCGTCACGATTCAAGCCGCGCTGGAGGACCGGCACGGGCTGGTGGTCGACCCCCGGTTCGAGGACTTACGCCTCTTCACGTCGATCGCCAACATCCACGCGTTTCTGTCCAGGAATTTCCCGGACAGCGCTCCGGCGCCGCGCATTGTCATCGACCAAGACCGCTGTATCGGGACCGGCCACTGCGCGTTCACCGCGCCCGTGGTGTTCAGTCAGGACGACGACGGGCTCAGCACCGTACTGCCCGGCACGCCCGCCATTCTGTCGGATCCCGCCGTGAAACAGGCCGTCCTTGGTTGTCCGGTGCGCGCGATTTCCATCGCGGCGATCGGGGCCGACTAA
- a CDS encoding non-ribosomal peptide synthetase → MSICDVDGAVLSLSAAQREIWFAEQRLEPGNRVYKVAECVEIRGPVDHALFERALRQAVDETEALQVTFAEEASEVRQMVRRTSRWPLTVVDVSAETDPHEAAEQWMADAVRSPMDLSRGPLFTYALIKVDADRFLWFQGYHHIVMDAFGALLVARRTAELYTALATGVPGAPRFFGSLHEVVEHDRAYRASERFGRDRDYWRNRFAGAAEPTRLVAVPTTTPSDFLRHTSSMPRGRLDELRAWSGAARVPWSQVVVAAAAILVARLTGTNEVTIGLPLAARQDPLLRRTPGTMSNVLPLRVTVHPDMSAAEFVGQVADQAADAVRHQHYRGEDLRRDLTALETPAVPVVNVMAFDYELRFADHPATMRTVSSGLIGDLAISVWEQPGAGPRIDVTAHPEVCAVDEPAAIGHRLCRVLDALIDGGPDSIIGDIDVVTEHERAWMLPDPPALPDRRATLPALFELQAAARPDAVAVRFEDTIVTYGELNARANRLAHALIDRGVGPETLVALALPRSDHLLVAILAVLKAGAAYCPLDPGYPAARLEFTLGDARPSLAICTQATTESIHDLPLVVVDNSETMAGLGEQPSTNPRVAALCSDHAAYVIYTSGSTGRPKGVVITHHNVVRLFESTRQWFDYRADDVWTLFHSCAFDFSVWEIWGALLHGGQVVVVPYETSRSPDAFLELLDSCQVTVLSQTPSAFHQLAESDLDRPGRASSLRTVVFGGEALRTDRLRDWYQRHAENAPRLVNMYGITETTVHVTHAVLGARDAEAGAASMIGTGIPDLRTYVLDARLRLVPPGVVGELYVAGAGLARGYLRRPGLTAERFVADPFGPPGDRMYRTGDLTRWGADRGLEFIGRADDQVQLRGFRIELGEIESALIEHPAVRQAVAVPWRRGLDDERLIAYVVTGETDSEALRQFVRERLPEHMVPAAVVRVDAIPLTPNGKLDHAALPDPDFSTTGFGNDPRTPREEVMCALFAEVLGLEKTGVDDDFFGLGGHSLLATRLITRIRAAFGVELSLRALFESPTPAAIVERLDGAEAARPALTAYDRPAALPLSSAQRRLWFLHRLDGPNATYNVPTVLRMSGPLDREALRRAINDVAARHESLRTVLSETDGVAYQRILDSADVPLILTACAEAELPEHLARQAGVPFDLTVEAPIRTHLLEIGPEDHVLLILLHHMAADGWSLGPLARDLATAYTARRGGGEPNLPPLPVQYADYTLWQHDLLGDGSDDRSLYSRQVAYWRDALAGLPEQVTVPSDRPRPVVASHRGNYVPVHMGADLHRGLVELARSSGTTLFMVLLSGLAALVSRLGAGDDVPVGTPVAGRTDRALDDLIGFFVNTLVVRADTSGDPTFEQLLARTRDTALAAYAHQDVPFEQLVEVLQPDRSLARNALFQIMLALQNASEVDFDLEGLRIDAELGRTGTAKFDLFITLSEEHDASGAAVGITGLVEYAADLFDEDTIVTLVARWVRLLDAVVAEPGRRIGDVDILGAEERRRYEVWNDTAEPVPDATLPALFEAQVAATPEASALVFADTELTYAELDSSANRLARVMASRGVRSGDSVGLLMGRSADLVVSILAVLKLGGTYIPFDSRYPAARIEFMLRDTRPSLLLTDTGSAHLAPGTASVPTLVVDDSGTRSLIAEESGAPLSVAGRAPDDSAYVMFTSGSTGQPKGVTVTHRNVVALALDSRWRGGAQERVLVHSPAAFDASTYELWVPLLRGGQLWVAAPGEVDPHGLAKTIRESSVTGLWLTAALFDVVAEHDPSCFAGVRQVWAGGDVLSPAAVNRVLRACPDTVVVNGYGPTEATTFSSCHAVRAPDRAGHTVPIGRPMANTRTYVLGPTLALVPPGVTGELYIAGTGVARGYLRQPALTAHRFVADPHGHGGDRMYRTGDLARWTCEGVLEFLGRADDQVKIRGFRIEPGEVEAALTAHPDVAQAAVITRDGRLVAYAVPVAGSAVRVDAVREFLRERLPEYMLPSALVPIDQVPLTTNGKLDRAALPDPVATTTVSHREARTSREQVLCDLFAEVLGLASIGTDDDFFAMGGDSIVSIRVVSRARAAGVVITVRDVFEHRTIARLARIAQDTVTTAPEPAGAGIGALEPTPIIGWLRDRGGPLDGFHQSILLVAPPSLNARDLVRAVQAVLDHHDALRTRVRTVPWEVRVTPVGTMSAADLVHRVDATGLAPIALRESIAAELGAAAARLVPESGVMAQFVWFDLGASLPGRLLILVHHLAVDGVSWRILLPDLVSALSAIADGNPPRPQPVGTSLRRWSSLQFEEARRPGRVAELAHWKHVLGGPDPVLSDRVLHREDVAGEARLLTTVLPTATTAPLLTSVPAAFHTGVQDVLLTGLALAVAHWRRAHGRGDGDSVLIDVEGHGREERIGGVDLSRTVGWFTCLYPVRLDPGPMAWGEVVAGAAAVGNAVKRVKEQLRAGPDHGIGFGLLRYLNPATGPDLAALPVPQIGFNYVGRFAGPGMSVVDGHDGWQVADESAMVGGIDPATPLAHGLEVNSWVLDGPDGPRLEATWSWAPGMWSEHHVRTLARLWFDAIGGLVSHGGRPGIGGHTPSDFPLAALGQHEIDQIEGMWRAQK, encoded by the coding sequence GTGTCCATTTGTGACGTTGACGGCGCTGTCTTGTCGCTGTCCGCCGCGCAACGCGAGATCTGGTTCGCCGAGCAGCGCCTGGAGCCGGGAAACCGGGTGTACAAGGTCGCGGAGTGCGTCGAGATCCGCGGGCCGGTCGACCATGCCCTCTTCGAACGGGCGTTGCGGCAGGCGGTCGACGAGACCGAGGCCCTGCAGGTGACGTTCGCCGAGGAGGCATCCGAGGTTCGGCAGATGGTACGCCGGACCTCGCGGTGGCCGCTGACGGTCGTCGACGTCAGCGCCGAGACCGATCCGCATGAGGCCGCCGAACAGTGGATGGCCGACGCCGTACGGTCGCCGATGGATCTGTCGCGCGGGCCTTTGTTCACCTATGCGCTGATCAAGGTGGATGCCGACCGTTTCCTCTGGTTTCAGGGCTACCACCACATTGTGATGGACGCCTTCGGCGCCCTGCTCGTGGCCCGGCGCACGGCTGAGCTCTACACGGCGCTGGCGACCGGAGTCCCGGGGGCCCCTCGGTTCTTCGGGTCGCTGCACGAGGTCGTCGAGCACGACCGCGCCTATCGTGCTTCCGAGCGGTTCGGCCGCGACCGCGACTATTGGCGAAACCGGTTCGCGGGCGCGGCGGAGCCGACGCGGCTCGTCGCGGTGCCGACCACGACCCCATCCGACTTCCTCCGCCACACCAGCTCGATGCCGCGGGGACGGCTGGACGAGCTCCGGGCGTGGTCAGGTGCCGCTCGGGTGCCGTGGTCGCAGGTCGTGGTCGCGGCGGCCGCCATTCTGGTCGCCCGGCTGACGGGGACGAACGAGGTGACCATCGGACTTCCGCTCGCCGCCCGCCAGGATCCTCTGCTGCGCCGTACTCCCGGCACCATGTCGAATGTTCTGCCGCTTCGGGTGACGGTTCACCCCGACATGAGTGCCGCCGAGTTCGTGGGCCAGGTCGCGGACCAGGCGGCGGACGCGGTTCGACATCAGCACTACCGAGGCGAGGACCTGCGCCGGGATCTCACCGCCCTGGAGACGCCTGCCGTGCCGGTCGTCAACGTCATGGCGTTCGACTACGAACTGCGGTTCGCCGACCATCCGGCGACGATGCGAACTGTCTCATCCGGTCTGATCGGCGATCTCGCGATCTCCGTCTGGGAACAGCCCGGCGCTGGGCCGCGCATCGATGTGACCGCCCACCCGGAGGTCTGCGCGGTCGACGAGCCCGCAGCCATCGGGCACCGACTGTGCCGGGTGCTGGACGCCCTGATCGACGGCGGTCCCGATTCGATCATCGGCGACATCGACGTCGTCACCGAGCACGAGCGTGCCTGGATGCTCCCGGACCCACCCGCCCTCCCGGACCGCCGCGCCACTTTGCCTGCCTTGTTCGAATTGCAGGCAGCGGCTCGGCCGGACGCGGTCGCGGTGCGATTCGAGGACACCATAGTGACCTATGGCGAGCTGAACGCCCGCGCCAACCGACTCGCCCATGCCCTCATCGACAGGGGCGTGGGGCCTGAAACTCTGGTGGCGCTCGCACTTCCCCGGTCCGATCACCTCCTTGTCGCCATTCTCGCCGTGCTCAAAGCGGGCGCCGCGTACTGCCCGCTCGACCCGGGCTATCCGGCCGCCCGACTGGAGTTCACGCTCGGCGACGCGCGGCCGAGCCTGGCGATCTGCACCCAGGCGACCACCGAGTCGATCCACGACCTGCCGTTGGTCGTGGTCGACAACTCGGAAACCATGGCCGGTCTGGGAGAACAGCCGAGTACCAACCCTCGCGTCGCGGCGCTGTGCTCTGACCATGCCGCGTACGTCATCTACACCTCCGGCTCGACCGGCAGACCCAAAGGGGTGGTGATCACCCACCACAACGTCGTGCGGCTTTTCGAGTCGACCCGGCAGTGGTTCGACTACCGGGCCGACGACGTGTGGACGCTGTTCCACTCGTGCGCGTTCGACTTCTCCGTGTGGGAGATCTGGGGCGCGCTGCTGCACGGCGGGCAGGTGGTCGTCGTGCCGTATGAGACCAGCCGCTCCCCGGACGCGTTCCTCGAGCTGCTGGACAGCTGCCAGGTGACGGTGCTCAGTCAGACACCGTCGGCCTTCCACCAACTCGCGGAGTCTGATCTGGACAGACCAGGGCGGGCATCGTCGCTGCGCACGGTCGTGTTCGGCGGCGAGGCGCTGCGCACCGACCGGCTGCGCGACTGGTACCAGCGGCACGCCGAGAACGCGCCTCGCCTGGTCAACATGTACGGGATCACCGAGACGACTGTGCACGTGACCCACGCCGTCCTCGGCGCGCGTGACGCCGAGGCAGGCGCCGCGAGCATGATCGGCACCGGAATCCCCGATCTGCGCACCTATGTCCTTGACGCCCGGCTGCGGCTGGTCCCGCCAGGAGTCGTTGGCGAACTGTATGTGGCGGGTGCCGGGCTGGCCAGGGGGTACCTGCGCAGGCCCGGGCTGACAGCTGAACGGTTCGTCGCCGACCCGTTCGGGCCGCCGGGCGACCGGATGTACCGCACCGGTGACCTGACCCGATGGGGCGCTGACCGCGGGCTGGAATTCATCGGTCGAGCCGATGACCAGGTGCAGTTGCGTGGATTCCGGATCGAGCTGGGTGAGATCGAGTCCGCGCTGATCGAGCACCCCGCGGTCCGGCAGGCAGTAGCCGTGCCCTGGCGTCGCGGCCTCGACGACGAGCGTCTCATCGCCTACGTCGTGACCGGAGAGACCGACTCGGAGGCGCTGCGCCAGTTCGTGCGCGAACGGCTGCCCGAGCACATGGTCCCCGCCGCGGTGGTGCGGGTCGATGCGATTCCCCTTACCCCGAACGGCAAACTCGACCACGCCGCGCTGCCCGACCCGGACTTCTCGACCACCGGATTCGGCAATGATCCCCGCACCCCGCGCGAAGAGGTGATGTGCGCTCTGTTCGCCGAAGTGCTGGGGCTGGAGAAAACCGGCGTCGATGACGACTTCTTCGGCCTTGGCGGGCATTCATTGCTCGCGACGCGGCTGATCACGCGGATCCGGGCCGCCTTCGGTGTCGAGCTGAGTCTGCGGGCACTGTTCGAATCCCCCACCCCGGCCGCGATCGTCGAGCGCCTGGACGGCGCCGAAGCCGCCCGCCCCGCGCTCACCGCCTACGACCGTCCCGCGGCCCTGCCGCTGTCCTCGGCGCAACGGCGCCTGTGGTTCCTGCACCGACTGGACGGCCCCAACGCGACCTACAACGTTCCCACTGTCCTGCGGATGTCGGGTCCACTCGACCGCGAAGCGCTGCGTCGGGCGATCAACGATGTGGCCGCCAGGCACGAGAGTCTGCGCACCGTCCTTTCCGAGACCGATGGTGTCGCCTATCAGCGGATCCTGGACTCGGCCGACGTTCCGCTGATCTTGACCGCGTGCGCCGAGGCGGAGCTGCCAGAACACCTGGCCCGCCAGGCGGGCGTGCCCTTCGACCTCACCGTCGAGGCACCCATCCGCACGCACCTGCTGGAGATCGGCCCCGAGGACCACGTTCTGCTGATCCTGCTGCACCACATGGCCGCCGACGGCTGGTCGCTGGGTCCGCTCGCGCGCGACCTCGCCACCGCGTACACCGCTCGGCGCGGCGGCGGCGAACCGAACCTGCCACCGCTGCCTGTGCAGTACGCGGACTACACCCTCTGGCAGCACGACCTTCTCGGTGACGGGTCGGACGACCGCAGCCTGTACTCCCGCCAGGTGGCCTACTGGCGCGACGCGCTGGCAGGCCTCCCCGAGCAGGTCACGGTGCCATCCGACCGACCGCGGCCCGTTGTGGCATCGCACCGCGGTAACTACGTGCCCGTCCACATGGGAGCCGACCTGCACCGCGGGCTGGTGGAGCTGGCCCGGAGTTCCGGCACCACCTTGTTCATGGTCCTGCTCTCCGGGTTGGCCGCCCTGGTGTCGCGGCTCGGCGCGGGCGATGACGTGCCGGTCGGCACTCCCGTCGCGGGGCGCACCGACCGCGCGCTGGACGACCTCATCGGATTCTTCGTCAACACGCTCGTCGTGCGCGCCGACACCTCCGGCGACCCGACCTTCGAGCAGTTGCTGGCCAGGACACGCGACACCGCCCTGGCCGCCTACGCCCACCAGGATGTGCCGTTCGAGCAACTGGTCGAGGTCCTCCAGCCCGACCGGTCACTGGCCCGCAACGCGTTGTTCCAGATCATGCTCGCGCTGCAGAACGCGTCCGAAGTGGACTTCGACCTGGAGGGGCTGAGAATCGACGCGGAACTGGGCCGGACTGGGACAGCCAAGTTCGACCTGTTCATCACCCTGTCGGAGGAGCACGACGCGTCGGGCGCGGCCGTCGGGATCACCGGTCTGGTCGAGTACGCCGCCGACCTGTTCGACGAGGACACCATCGTCACGCTGGTGGCCCGCTGGGTGCGGCTGCTCGACGCGGTGGTCGCGGAACCGGGCCGCCGCATCGGGGACGTCGACATCCTCGGCGCCGAGGAACGGCGCCGGTACGAAGTGTGGAACGACACCGCGGAGCCGGTGCCCGACGCGACACTGCCCGCGCTGTTCGAGGCTCAGGTCGCGGCGACCCCCGAGGCGTCCGCGCTCGTCTTCGCCGACACCGAGCTGACCTATGCCGAACTCGACTCGTCGGCGAACCGGCTCGCCCGCGTCATGGCGTCGCGGGGGGTGCGCTCAGGCGACTCGGTCGGCCTGCTGATGGGGCGATCCGCCGACCTGGTGGTCTCGATCCTGGCCGTGCTCAAGCTCGGTGGGACCTACATCCCGTTCGACTCCCGCTACCCCGCCGCGCGTATCGAATTCATGCTCCGCGACACCCGGCCGAGTCTGCTGCTCACCGACACCGGTTCGGCCCACTTGGCGCCGGGAACCGCGTCGGTTCCGACGTTGGTCGTCGACGACTCCGGCACCCGGTCGCTGATCGCCGAGGAGTCTGGTGCCCCGCTGTCGGTGGCGGGCCGCGCGCCGGACGACTCGGCCTATGTCATGTTCACCTCCGGCTCGACGGGGCAGCCCAAGGGCGTCACGGTCACCCATCGCAACGTCGTCGCGCTGGCGCTGGACAGCCGCTGGCGAGGCGGTGCGCAAGAGCGCGTCCTGGTGCACTCGCCCGCCGCTTTCGACGCGTCCACCTATGAGCTGTGGGTGCCGCTGCTGCGCGGCGGGCAATTGTGGGTGGCCGCGCCGGGCGAGGTGGATCCACACGGACTCGCCAAGACGATCCGTGAGTCGTCGGTGACCGGGTTGTGGCTGACCGCGGCGCTCTTCGATGTGGTGGCCGAACACGATCCCAGCTGTTTCGCCGGTGTGCGGCAGGTTTGGGCCGGAGGGGACGTGCTGTCCCCGGCCGCGGTCAACCGAGTCCTGCGGGCGTGCCCCGACACGGTGGTGGTGAACGGATACGGTCCGACCGAGGCGACGACATTCTCGTCGTGCCACGCCGTGCGGGCGCCCGACCGGGCGGGCCACACCGTGCCGATCGGCAGGCCCATGGCCAACACCCGTACCTATGTGCTGGGGCCGACCTTGGCGCTGGTGCCGCCCGGCGTGACCGGGGAGCTCTACATCGCCGGAACCGGTGTGGCGCGGGGCTATCTTCGACAGCCCGCGCTGACCGCCCACCGGTTCGTCGCCGACCCGCACGGCCACGGCGGCGATCGGATGTACCGGACCGGTGACCTGGCACGGTGGACCTGCGAAGGCGTGCTGGAGTTCCTCGGGCGCGCGGACGACCAGGTCAAGATCCGCGGGTTCCGCATCGAGCCCGGCGAGGTCGAGGCAGCCCTCACCGCGCACCCTGACGTCGCACAGGCCGCGGTGATCACTCGCGACGGCCGACTTGTCGCCTACGCCGTTCCGGTGGCGGGCTCCGCGGTGCGGGTCGACGCGGTGCGCGAGTTCCTGCGGGAGCGGCTGCCCGAGTACATGCTCCCGTCGGCACTGGTGCCCATCGATCAGGTGCCGCTGACCACCAACGGCAAACTCGACCGGGCGGCGCTGCCCGACCCCGTGGCAACCACCACCGTGAGCCACCGCGAGGCCCGGACGTCGCGGGAACAGGTCCTGTGTGACCTGTTCGCCGAGGTGCTGGGCCTGGCGAGCATCGGAACCGATGACGACTTCTTCGCCATGGGTGGGGACAGCATCGTGTCGATCAGAGTGGTCAGCCGAGCCCGGGCGGCCGGTGTGGTGATCACCGTGCGGGATGTCTTCGAGCACCGCACGATCGCGCGGCTCGCCCGGATCGCCCAAGACACGGTCACTACGGCCCCGGAGCCCGCGGGCGCTGGGATCGGCGCGCTCGAACCGACGCCGATCATCGGCTGGCTGCGTGATCGGGGCGGCCCGCTGGACGGCTTCCACCAATCGATCCTGCTCGTCGCGCCGCCGAGCCTCAACGCCCGTGATCTGGTTCGCGCGGTTCAGGCGGTGCTCGACCACCACGACGCCCTGCGGACGCGGGTGCGCACCGTGCCGTGGGAGGTGCGCGTCACGCCGGTCGGCACGATGTCCGCGGCCGACCTGGTTCACCGCGTCGACGCCACCGGCCTGGCTCCCATCGCGCTGCGCGAGTCGATCGCCGCGGAACTGGGGGCAGCCGCGGCCCGACTGGTCCCCGAGTCAGGGGTGATGGCCCAGTTCGTGTGGTTCGACCTCGGCGCGAGCCTGCCGGGCAGGTTGCTGATCCTGGTGCACCACCTCGCTGTCGACGGGGTGTCGTGGCGCATCCTGCTGCCCGACCTCGTCTCGGCGCTGAGCGCGATCGCGGACGGGAACCCACCGCGCCCGCAACCGGTGGGCACCTCGTTGCGCCGGTGGTCGAGTCTGCAGTTCGAGGAAGCCCGGCGACCGGGCCGGGTCGCGGAACTCGCTCACTGGAAGCACGTCCTGGGCGGACCGGACCCAGTGCTGTCGGACCGGGTGCTCCATCGCGAGGACGTGGCGGGCGAAGCGCGCCTGCTGACCACGGTCCTGCCCACGGCCACGACCGCTCCCCTGCTCACCAGTGTGCCCGCCGCGTTCCACACCGGTGTCCAGGATGTTCTGCTGACGGGCTTGGCACTGGCGGTCGCACATTGGCGGCGTGCCCATGGGCGCGGCGACGGTGACTCGGTCCTCATCGACGTGGAAGGCCATGGACGTGAGGAGCGGATCGGCGGGGTCGACCTCTCCCGCACGGTCGGCTGGTTCACCTGCCTGTACCCGGTGCGGCTCGATCCCGGCCCGATGGCGTGGGGCGAGGTGGTCGCGGGTGCCGCGGCCGTGGGAAACGCGGTCAAGCGGGTCAAGGAGCAACTGCGTGCCGGGCCGGACCACGGGATCGGCTTCGGTCTTCTGCGGTACCTCAACCCGGCGACCGGGCCGGACCTGGCCGCCTTGCCGGTCCCACAGATCGGCTTCAACTACGTAGGCCGGTTCGCGGGCCCCGGAATGTCCGTTGTAGACGGACACGACGGCTGGCAGGTGGCCGACGAGAGCGCGATGGTCGGCGGCATCGACCCGGCGACGCCGTTGGCCCATGGACTCGAAGTGAACTCCTGGGTACTGGACGGACCTGACGGGCCGCGACTGGAAGCCACCTGGAGCTGGGCGCCAGGAATGTGGTCCGAGCACCACGTGCGGACGTTGGCACGCCTGTGGTTCGACGCCATCGGCGGACTGGTCAGCCACGGCGGCCGTCCCGGCATCGGTGGCCATACCCCGTCCGACTTCCCGCTCGCGGCTCTGGGGCAGCACGAGATCGACCAAATCGAAGGCATGTGGAGGGCACAGAAATGA
- a CDS encoding multicopper oxidase family protein: MLSRRQALLAGGVAAGILGMPRLLDGAVSAETAHPAHPVAPRGPGVKPVFEAFARPMPTPRELVPRLSTRHFDYYTLSVRPSTAEILPGVRTPVLSYGDGVLGPTIRAKTGRRTFVMVTNKTGSPVNVHLHGGHNAARHDGHPLDLIEPGRPRLYNYANDQQGATLWYHDHTHHGEAEHVYRGMQGLYLIDDESERGLRLPSGDYDVPIVLRDSQFDAAGNLLVGDPADRTTPLANGVPLPYFAVAARKYRFRFVNTANERIFRLSLGTTAMVQVGSDGGLLAAPAPLDTLVIGSAERADVVIDFSAHPVGTQLVLSDEVLGKVLRFDVVREAEDHSRVPEVLRPLPVLPPATVRRTVNLALGFADGRLIGLVDNKMFDPDRVDITTKLGTTEIWSVTSTDPPGVFHTFHLHLVQFRVLDRDGRPPAPHETGWKDTITFAAGETVRVQATFHGHTGRFAYHCHFLDHSGIGMMAQLEITR, translated from the coding sequence ATGCTGAGCAGGCGACAGGCTTTGCTGGCGGGCGGCGTCGCGGCCGGGATCTTAGGGATGCCGAGGCTGCTGGACGGAGCCGTCTCGGCCGAAACCGCCCATCCCGCTCATCCCGTCGCGCCGCGGGGCCCTGGGGTCAAACCCGTGTTCGAGGCGTTCGCCCGCCCGATGCCGACGCCGCGGGAACTCGTGCCGCGCTTGTCCACCCGGCACTTCGACTACTACACCCTGTCGGTGCGGCCGTCGACCGCCGAGATCCTGCCGGGCGTGCGGACCCCGGTGCTGTCCTACGGCGACGGTGTCCTGGGGCCTACCATCCGGGCCAAGACCGGGCGGCGCACGTTTGTGATGGTGACCAACAAGACTGGGTCCCCGGTAAACGTGCACCTGCACGGCGGGCACAACGCGGCCCGCCACGACGGCCATCCTCTTGACCTGATCGAGCCGGGGCGCCCGCGGCTGTACAACTACGCGAACGATCAGCAGGGCGCGACCCTCTGGTATCACGACCACACTCACCACGGGGAAGCCGAACACGTCTACCGCGGCATGCAAGGCCTCTACCTCATCGATGACGAGTCTGAGCGCGGGCTGCGGTTGCCCAGCGGCGACTACGACGTGCCGATCGTGCTGCGCGACAGCCAGTTCGACGCCGCCGGGAACCTGCTCGTCGGGGACCCGGCCGACCGAACCACGCCACTGGCCAACGGCGTCCCTCTTCCCTACTTCGCTGTCGCGGCCCGGAAGTACAGATTCCGGTTCGTGAACACCGCCAACGAGCGAATCTTCCGCCTCAGCCTGGGCACGACCGCAATGGTCCAGGTGGGCAGCGACGGAGGGTTGCTCGCCGCGCCCGCGCCGCTGGACACGCTCGTCATCGGCTCCGCCGAGCGGGCCGACGTGGTCATCGACTTCTCCGCCCATCCGGTCGGCACCCAACTCGTCCTCAGCGACGAAGTCCTCGGCAAGGTCCTCAGGTTCGACGTCGTCCGCGAAGCCGAGGACCACAGTCGGGTGCCTGAAGTCCTCCGCCCCCTGCCGGTGCTACCGCCCGCCACAGTGCGCCGCACAGTCAATCTGGCGCTCGGGTTCGCCGACGGCAGGCTGATCGGCTTGGTCGACAACAAGATGTTCGACCCCGACCGTGTGGACATCACGACGAAGCTGGGTACGACGGAGATCTGGTCGGTGACGAGTACCGACCCACCCGGCGTGTTCCACACCTTTCACCTGCACCTGGTGCAGTTCCGGGTGCTTGACCGCGACGGCAGGCCACCCGCCCCGCACGAGACCGGGTGGAAGGACACGATCACCTTCGCGGCGGGCGAGACGGTGCGGGTACAAGCCACTTTCCACGGCCACACCGGCAGATTCGCCTACCACTGCCATTTCTTGGACCACTCCGGGATCGGAATGATGGCACAGCTGGAAATCACTCGCTGA
- a CDS encoding MbtH family protein — MTNPFEDPDGTYLVLVNDESQRSLWPSFAEVPAGWTVERQAGSRQDCLDYIETHWTDMRPRSLVERMSADS; from the coding sequence ATGACGAACCCATTCGAGGACCCGGACGGAACGTATCTCGTGCTGGTCAACGACGAAAGCCAGCGCTCGCTGTGGCCAAGCTTCGCCGAGGTGCCCGCGGGCTGGACGGTCGAACGGCAGGCGGGGTCGAGGCAGGACTGCCTGGACTACATCGAGACACACTGGACGGACATGCGCCCACGGTCACTCGTCGAACGGATGTCAGCCGACAGCTGA